TAGGTCTTCTTCTTTTATTGAAAATTGCTTTGATATTTCGTTTGTAAATCTAAAAACCTTAGCATCCTCTATATCGTCTAGTGGTGATATGGCTTTGTTAGGGTCCATTCCTGCCACTTTCATTTTTTCCTTTACGATATCTTCTGGATACATACGACTAAGAGTTTTGACCCAAGTTCCTACAACAGTACCTTTCAAAATTATGCCCCCATTCAAATGATTACTATAAAACAAATTTATTTCAAAAAAATATTTTTTCCTTACACCATTACCCGTAGAGGGCAAATTTAAAACTACTTAACTTTAATTATACAATAAGTTTTTAGCTATGTAATTAGCTATATAGAGAATTTTAATGTGTATATCATTATTTGAGAACTTTTCTTGTGTTATGTAGTGCTAGTTGCTATAATTTACTGTGATAATTTAGATAAAAACTTTTAGAATTGAGGATAACAAAATGATTCAAGTAAAAAAGCTTTCCTTTGATTTTCCTGCAAAAGTATTGTATAAAGAGGTTTCATTCTCGTTGGAAATGGGACAACACTGCGCTTTTATAGGAAGCAATGGCTCGGGTAAATCGACTCTTGTTGATATGATTATTAACCCAGATAAATATATGTACGACGGTAAGATAATTAAAGATGAAAGTTGCCGTATTGGTTATGCTAGTCAGTTTGCAGTGCGAGATAAAGAACAAGAGCAGACTGTATTTGAATATTTGAGCGAAAAATTCGTTAAAAATCAAAATTCTACAGTTGCTATATGTGAAGAAATGGCTGTAGCTGAGAATGTAGAGCCTTTATTTGAAAAGTACCAAGCTCTACTCGATGAATTTGTGTCAATGGATGGAGATAATTATATTAGTAATATCCAAAAACAACTATATATAGCGGGTATGCGTGAATTAGAGGAAACGAAGCTATCAGAACTCAGTGGTGGAGAGTATAAATTACTTCAAATTATGAAAGAAATGTTATTATCTCAAAACCTTCTTGTTTTGGACGAGCCAGATGTATTTCTTGATTTTGGAAACTTAAATAGACTTTGCAAGCTGATTAATGGGTATAAGGGCACATTACTAGCTATTACACACAACAGATATTTACTGAATCATTGCTTTAATAAGATTTTACATTTAGAGGACGGCGATATTCAAGAATATGATGGTAGTTATTCAGAATATCGTTGTTCTCAATTAAAGGAAAAGTTAAAACTTAAGCAACAAAGTATCGAAGAACAAGAAGAAATTTATCGTACCGAGAAGATGGTCGATGCTCTTAGAATAAGAGCTACAATAGTGGCTAATCCTACACTTGGAAATGCTGTAAATGCTAAACAAACACAACTTGACCGTTTACTTGCAAGACAAATTAAAGAGCCATTTATTGAACTTCGTGAACCACTTATTGAGTTTAAGCCAGTCGAAGCAAAAGATGACTATACGGTTTTAAGCGTTACAGATTATAGCGTTTCATTTGACGATGTTTTGTTAGAAAATATTAGCTTTGAATTAAAATCAGGAGAAAAAGTAGCTATTGTTGGTCCAAACGGTACAGGAAAAACTACTTTGATAAAAGATATTTTAAAGAACAATCATCCCTCAATTAAAATTGATGAGAATATAAATTATGCATGCTTATCACAATTAACAGATGAGAATATAGATGAGACAAAAACTGTATTTGAAGTTATGGAGAATTTAGGCTTTGAGACAAAAGAGAGTATTAGTGGATATCTAGAGAAATTTTGTCTAGAAGGGGATGCCTTAAAGCAAAAGGTTGGACAGCTATCTGGTGGAGAAAAGAATTTGCTCAAAATAGCCATGATTGCAAATACCAATGCTGAGCTTCTTATACTGGATGAACCTACTAGCCATCTCGATATTTATGTCCAAATGGCTGTGGAAAAAGCTATTTCTGAATATAAAGGAGCGGTACTAATGATTAGCCACGATTTTTATCTTATCGCTAATTGTGCAGACTATGTTTTACTAGTAGAAGATAAGACACTAAAGCGTATGCGTACAAGAACCTTTCGAAAGATGGTATATGATAAATATTTCAATAAAGAGTATTTAGAAGTAGATAAGAAAAAACAAGAGCTAGAAGCAAA
This is a stretch of genomic DNA from Acetoanaerobium sticklandii. It encodes these proteins:
- a CDS encoding ABC-F family ATP-binding cassette domain-containing protein, producing the protein MIQVKKLSFDFPAKVLYKEVSFSLEMGQHCAFIGSNGSGKSTLVDMIINPDKYMYDGKIIKDESCRIGYASQFAVRDKEQEQTVFEYLSEKFVKNQNSTVAICEEMAVAENVEPLFEKYQALLDEFVSMDGDNYISNIQKQLYIAGMRELEETKLSELSGGEYKLLQIMKEMLLSQNLLVLDEPDVFLDFGNLNRLCKLINGYKGTLLAITHNRYLLNHCFNKILHLEDGDIQEYDGSYSEYRCSQLKEKLKLKQQSIEEQEEIYRTEKMVDALRIRATIVANPTLGNAVNAKQTQLDRLLARQIKEPFIELREPLIEFKPVEAKDDYTVLSVTDYSVSFDDVLLENISFELKSGEKVAIVGPNGTGKTTLIKDILKNNHPSIKIDENINYACLSQLTDENIDETKTVFEVMENLGFETKESISGYLEKFCLEGDALKQKVGQLSGGEKNLLKIAMIANTNAELLILDEPTSHLDIYVQMAVEKAISEYKGAVLMISHDFYLIANCADYVLLVEDKTLKRMRTRTFRKMVYDKYFNKEYLEVDKKKQELEAKITLAFKMDELMKVEKLCNQLEEISSN